Proteins co-encoded in one Scatophagus argus isolate fScaArg1 chromosome 11, fScaArg1.pri, whole genome shotgun sequence genomic window:
- the agpat3 gene encoding 1-acyl-sn-glycerol-3-phosphate acyltransferase gamma has product MALLAYLKSLFILQLLMGFVFVVSGLIINFIQLCTCILWPINKQLYRRINCRLSYSLWSQLVMLLEWWSGTDCTLYTDQATVDKFGKEHVIIILNHNFEIDFLCGWTMCERFGVLGSSKVLAKHELLKVPLIGWTWYFLEIVFCKRKWEEDRKTVFKGLSRLRDYPECMWFLLYCEGTRFTEKKHQISMQVAESKGLPKLKYHLLPRTKGFTTTLQCLKGTVKAVYDVTLNFKDNQTPTLLGIVHGKKYKADMSIRRFPVDEIPDDEQECANWLHKLYQEKDALQEMYNKEGKFPGPTIIPRRRPWTLLNFLFWATLLLSPLINFACGVVVSGSPLLIIGFIIFLVIASIAIRRLIGVTEVKKTGSSYGDQEAKKQN; this is encoded by the exons ATGGCTCTGCTGGCCTACCTGAAGAGCCTGttcatcctgcagctgctgatgggctttgtgtttgtggtgagcGGCCTCATCATAAACTTCATTCAGCTGTGCACCTGCATCCTCTGGCCGATCAACAAACAGCTTTATCGCAGAATCAACTGTCGACTCTCCTACTCCCTCTGGAGCC AGCTGGTGATGCTGCTGGAGTGGTGGTCGGGCACAGACTGCACTCTATACACTGACCAAGCTACGGTGGACAAGTTTGGCAAAGAGcatgtcatcatcatcctcaacCACAACTTTGAGATCGACTTCCTGTGTGGCTGGACCATGTGTGAAAGATTTGGCGTCCTAGGG AGTTCAAAAGTGCTAGCCAAACATGAGCTGCTGAAGgttcctctgattggctggaccTGGTACTTTCTAGAAATAGTCTTCTGCAAAAGAAAGTGGGAGGAAGACCGAAAGACTGTCTTCAAAGGACTGTCCAGGCTCAGAGACTATCCTGAATGTATGTGG TTTCTGCTGTATTGCGAAGGCACCCGATTTACAGAGAAGAAGCACCAAATCAGTATGCAGGTTGCAGAGAGTAAAGGCCTGCCCAAGCTCAAATACCACCTGCTACCCCGAACCAAAGGATTCACCACGACGCTGCAGTGTCTGAAGGGCACAG TAAAAGCTGTGTATGACGTGACTCTCAACTTCAAAGACAACCAGACTCCCACTCTGCTGGGCATCGTCCACGGCAAGAAATACAAAGCCGACATGAGCATAAG GCGCTTCCCTGTGGATGAAATACCAGATGATGAGCAAGAGTGCGCCAACTGGCTGCACAAGCTCTACCAGGAGAAG GATGCCTTGCAAGAAATGTACAACAAGGAAGGCAAGTTCCCCGGACCCACAATAATCCCACGTCGTAGGCCATGGACGCTGCTGAACTTCCTGTTCTGGGCCACCCTACTGCTTTCCCCCCTCATTAACTTTGCTTGTGGAGTGGTGGTCAGTGGCTCCCCCCTCCTCATCATTGGCTTCATCATCTTCCTTGTCATAG cCTCCATAGCTATCCGGCGCCTCATTGGGGTCACCGAGGTGAAGAAAACAGGTTCCAGTTACGGCGACCAGGAGGCcaagaaacaaaactaa